One genomic region from Actinomycetota bacterium encodes:
- the gltB gene encoding glutamate synthase large subunit, with protein sequence MARELDACGIGFVADAHGRSSRSIVTAALGGLACVRHRGALAADARSSDGSGLLVPIPPALFGQGAGLAMLMVRGDDPRAAVEAAAQAEGMAVAEWRTPPTDEDVLGDMARGSRPRFLQAVFSAQEGEDPKGAAAERAAFRLRRRIATTAPGTYVASCSFRLVVYKGLVVADALADYFLDLADERFEAPFAIFHQRFSTNTLPTWERAQPFRMLCHNGEINALAGNVNRMRARARLGTVEVGLGDEALFHPVVDPEDSDSGNLDSVVELLTRAGRDVRHAVAMAVPEAWEGERDLDPEVRGFYRYHASLMEPWDGPAGLVFTDGLGVGASLDRNGLRPLRWSVCDDGFVAVCSESGAIDVSGHGQVKRGRLGPGQMLFVDPSRGFLDDDHCKQRLAAAGPYARWAADGVREISRGRPILQTADGDDIERRQAMFGYAREELAMVLRAMANDAKEPTYSMGDDSPLPHLAGRPRTIHHYLRQRFAQVTNPPIDHLRERLVMSLRTLLGPRHPVLTESPEAAQLLELGSFFVYPSLIVDLLTGASGFECAHLDATFAVADGPGGLRLAVEGLCEAAVARAREGAALLVIDDAAVNDDRAPVPVLLATGAVHHRLVAEGLRSDVSLIVSADEARDVHYVACLLGYGADAICPGLALETVAREADENADSELSGPEAQQRLQSAMEDGVLKVMSKMGISTVDSYRGAQIFEVVGLGPEVVEVCFAGTPSVVGGIGWAELGGDVLARHADQRMGDGGYYRALKKAGAEYHTHNDPVVKALNEFTAAHLLQSALRDGSNETYDRFAALVNGRPPTELHDLLEMVPAAQPVPLDEVEPAAAITRRFSTGAMSHGALSREAHETLAEGMNLIGGKSNCGEGGEARYRYATRGQATGDKNSRIKQIASGRFGVNAEYCAHADELNIKMAQGSKPGEGGQIPGAKVSEEIATLRHTQAGIGLISPPPHHDIYSIEDLAQLIYDLKQVNGNADVSVKLVAEDNVGTIAAGVTKALAEVVHISGANGGTGASPLMSIKHAGMPWELGVAETQRALIDNGLRERVRVRMDGGLLTGRDVLLAALLGADEYSFGTAAMIAEGCIMARACHKDTCPTGIATQRPHLRAKFTGTPEGVAAYMLFIAEEVRRGLAALGFRTLDEAIGRVECLRQRVVEGDDRSNSMDLTPLITPPADPEAVRHFVAHVPLQRPRSTLGDRLLADAYYDVWDGADVELRYPIRNSDRTVGAALAGALSLEFGNTPPPGTASVRFDGTAGQSFAAFLSHGIELELVGEANDYVGKAMSGGRVVIRPPANDAGGTPVLAGNTCLYGAQGGELYIAGAAGERFGVRNSGALAVVEGVGDHVCEYMTGGTIVVLGPVGYNVGAGMTGGQAFVWDPDARLTARLNPAMVEAARPDTDLVEELRWTVERHHELTGSPRAAALLDSWDATVEDMWLVAPVDRIRRMEAQRAGRVAASA encoded by the coding sequence ATGGCTCGCGAGCTAGACGCCTGTGGGATCGGCTTCGTCGCCGACGCCCACGGCCGGTCGTCCAGAAGTATCGTCACCGCCGCCCTCGGCGGCCTGGCCTGCGTGCGCCACCGGGGGGCCCTGGCGGCCGACGCCCGCTCCTCGGACGGTTCCGGCCTGCTCGTGCCCATCCCCCCCGCTCTCTTCGGCCAGGGGGCGGGCCTGGCCATGCTCATGGTCCGCGGTGACGACCCCCGGGCGGCCGTCGAGGCCGCGGCCCAAGCCGAGGGCATGGCGGTGGCCGAGTGGCGCACGCCCCCGACCGACGAGGACGTGCTCGGTGACATGGCCCGCGGCAGCCGTCCCCGGTTCCTCCAGGCCGTGTTCTCGGCCCAAGAGGGTGAGGACCCCAAGGGGGCGGCCGCTGAGCGGGCCGCCTTCCGCCTGCGCCGGCGCATCGCGACCACCGCTCCCGGCACCTACGTGGCCTCCTGCTCGTTCCGGCTGGTGGTCTACAAGGGCCTGGTCGTGGCCGACGCCTTGGCCGACTACTTCCTCGACCTGGCCGACGAGCGGTTCGAGGCCCCGTTCGCCATCTTTCACCAGCGGTTCTCGACCAACACCCTGCCCACGTGGGAGCGGGCCCAGCCCTTCCGCATGCTGTGCCACAACGGCGAGATCAACGCCCTGGCGGGCAACGTCAACCGCATGCGGGCCCGCGCCCGGCTGGGCACGGTGGAGGTTGGCCTGGGCGACGAGGCCCTCTTCCACCCGGTCGTCGACCCCGAGGACTCCGACTCGGGCAACCTCGACTCGGTCGTCGAACTGCTGACCAGGGCCGGGCGGGACGTACGCCACGCCGTGGCCATGGCCGTGCCCGAGGCCTGGGAGGGCGAGCGCGACCTCGACCCCGAGGTGCGAGGCTTCTACCGCTACCACGCCTCGCTCATGGAGCCGTGGGACGGGCCCGCCGGGCTCGTGTTCACCGACGGGCTGGGCGTGGGGGCTTCGCTCGACCGCAACGGCCTGCGCCCCCTGCGCTGGTCGGTGTGCGACGACGGGTTCGTGGCCGTTTGCTCGGAGTCGGGCGCCATCGACGTGTCGGGCCACGGCCAGGTCAAGCGAGGCCGTCTCGGTCCCGGGCAGATGCTGTTCGTCGACCCCAGCCGGGGTTTCCTCGACGACGACCACTGCAAGCAGCGTCTGGCGGCCGCCGGTCCCTACGCCCGCTGGGCAGCCGACGGCGTGCGAGAGATCTCCCGGGGCCGGCCCATCCTGCAGACGGCCGACGGCGACGACATCGAGCGCCGCCAGGCCATGTTCGGCTACGCCCGCGAGGAGCTGGCCATGGTCCTGCGGGCCATGGCCAACGACGCCAAGGAGCCCACCTACTCGATGGGCGACGACTCGCCCCTCCCCCACCTGGCGGGCCGGCCCCGCACCATCCACCACTACCTGCGCCAGCGCTTCGCCCAGGTCACCAACCCGCCCATCGACCACCTGCGCGAGCGCCTGGTCATGAGCCTGCGCACGCTCCTCGGGCCTCGCCACCCGGTGCTCACCGAGAGCCCCGAGGCCGCCCAGTTGCTCGAGCTCGGGTCGTTCTTCGTCTACCCGTCGCTGATCGTCGACCTGCTGACCGGCGCCAGTGGGTTCGAGTGCGCCCACCTCGATGCCACCTTCGCGGTGGCCGATGGCCCGGGCGGCCTGCGGTTGGCCGTGGAGGGCCTGTGCGAGGCGGCTGTGGCCCGAGCCCGGGAGGGGGCCGCCTTGTTGGTCATCGACGACGCGGCTGTGAACGACGACCGCGCCCCTGTGCCTGTCCTGCTGGCCACCGGGGCCGTCCACCACCGGCTGGTGGCCGAAGGCCTACGCTCGGACGTGAGCCTGATCGTGTCGGCCGACGAGGCGCGCGACGTGCACTACGTCGCCTGCCTGCTCGGCTACGGTGCCGACGCCATCTGCCCGGGCCTGGCCCTCGAGACCGTCGCCCGAGAGGCCGACGAGAACGCCGACAGCGAGCTGTCGGGGCCCGAGGCCCAGCAGCGCCTCCAGTCGGCCATGGAGGACGGCGTGCTCAAGGTCATGTCGAAGATGGGCATCTCCACCGTCGACTCCTACCGGGGTGCCCAGATCTTCGAGGTCGTGGGCCTCGGCCCCGAGGTGGTCGAGGTGTGCTTCGCCGGCACCCCGTCGGTGGTCGGCGGCATCGGCTGGGCCGAGCTGGGGGGGGACGTCCTGGCCCGCCACGCCGACCAGCGCATGGGCGACGGGGGGTACTACCGGGCCCTGAAGAAGGCGGGCGCCGAGTACCACACCCACAACGACCCGGTGGTCAAGGCCCTGAACGAGTTCACGGCCGCCCACCTGCTCCAGTCGGCCCTGCGGGACGGGTCCAACGAGACCTACGACCGCTTCGCGGCCCTGGTCAACGGCCGGCCCCCCACCGAGCTGCACGACCTGCTGGAGATGGTCCCGGCCGCCCAGCCTGTCCCCCTCGACGAGGTCGAACCGGCCGCCGCCATCACCCGGCGGTTCTCCACCGGGGCCATGTCCCACGGCGCCCTCAGCCGGGAGGCCCACGAGACCCTGGCCGAGGGGATGAACCTCATCGGCGGCAAGTCCAACTGCGGCGAGGGGGGCGAGGCCCGCTACCGCTATGCCACCCGGGGCCAGGCCACGGGCGACAAGAACAGCCGCATCAAGCAGATCGCCTCGGGCCGCTTCGGCGTCAACGCCGAGTACTGCGCCCACGCCGACGAGCTCAACATCAAGATGGCCCAGGGCTCGAAGCCGGGCGAGGGCGGCCAGATCCCCGGGGCCAAGGTGAGCGAGGAGATCGCCACCCTTCGCCACACCCAGGCCGGCATCGGGCTGATCTCGCCGCCCCCTCACCACGACATCTACTCGATCGAGGACCTGGCCCAGCTCATATACGACCTCAAGCAGGTGAACGGCAACGCCGACGTGTCGGTGAAGCTGGTGGCCGAGGACAACGTGGGCACCATCGCCGCGGGCGTCACCAAGGCCCTGGCCGAGGTCGTGCACATCTCGGGGGCAAACGGCGGCACCGGGGCGTCGCCCCTCATGTCGATCAAGCACGCGGGCATGCCCTGGGAGCTGGGCGTGGCCGAGACCCAGCGGGCGCTGATCGACAACGGCCTGCGGGAGCGGGTCCGGGTGCGGATGGACGGCGGCCTACTGACCGGTCGCGACGTGCTGCTGGCCGCCCTGCTGGGCGCTGACGAGTACTCGTTCGGCACAGCCGCCATGATCGCCGAGGGCTGCATCATGGCCCGGGCCTGCCACAAGGACACGTGCCCCACCGGCATCGCCACCCAGCGCCCCCACCTGCGGGCCAAGTTCACGGGCACGCCCGAGGGCGTGGCCGCCTACATGCTGTTCATCGCCGAGGAGGTGCGCCGGGGCCTGGCCGCCCTCGGCTTCCGCACCCTCGACGAGGCCATCGGGCGCGTCGAATGCCTGCGCCAACGGGTGGTGGAAGGCGACGACCGGTCCAACAGCATGGACCTGACCCCGCTGATCACCCCGCCCGCCGACCCCGAGGCCGTGCGCCACTTCGTGGCCCACGTGCCCCTCCAGCGGCCCCGCTCGACCCTCGGGGACCGCCTGCTGGCCGACGCCTACTACGACGTGTGGGACGGGGCCGACGTCGAGCTGCGGTACCCGATCCGTAACTCCGACCGCACGGTGGGCGCGGCGCTGGCCGGCGCGCTGTCCTTGGAGTTCGGCAACACGCCCCCGCCGGGCACGGCCTCGGTGCGCTTCGACGGCACCGCCGGGCAGAGCTTCGCCGCCTTCCTGTCCCACGGCATCGAGCTCGAACTGGTGGGCGAGGCCAACGACTACGTGGGCAAGGCCATGTCGGGCGGGCGGGTGGTAATCCGCCCACCGGCCAACGACGCCGGCGGCACCCCCGTTCTGGCCGGCAACACCTGCCTCTACGGGGCCCAGGGCGGCGAGCTCTACATCGCAGGGGCGGCCGGCGAGCGCTTCGGGGTCCGCAACTCGGGTGCCCTGGCCGTCGTCGAGGGCGTGGGCGACCACGTGTGCGAGTACATGACGGGCGGCACCATCGTCGTGCTCGGGCCCGTGGGCTACAACGTCGGCGCGGGCATGACCGGGGGCCAGGCCTTCGTGTGGGACCCCGACGCCCGCCTCACGGCCCGCCTCAACCCGGCCATGGTCGAGGCCGCCCGCCCTGACACCGACCTGGTCGAGGAACTGCGCTGGACCGTCGAGCGCCACCACGAGCTCACCGGTTCGCCCCGGGCGGCCGCGCTCCTCGACAGCTGGGACGCCACCGTCGAGGACATGTGGCTGGTTGCCCCCGTCGACCGCATCCGCCGTATGGAAGCCCAACGCGCCGGCCGGGTGGCCGCCAGCGCGTAG
- a CDS encoding DUF4214 domain-containing protein: MIVAVLGTGVGSAAQSPSQAAGPVPDFVAPGPFLDGPANERARGLVFDGLRPSLPDEACKGAFELRLASGETSCTHGPDPAPVDIDVREPAPVPSVSAETAALSTMACQGDGVTGKRVQLVYARPSNNSDRYSSFVANIRLWAAQMDDMVNLSAAQTGGVRHIRFVHDSSCVPTVLNVTLSSAGDDTFTNTINELRALGHNRSDRKYMVWMDSNVYCGIAQVYNDDRPGQDNPNNGISQVPGMVARVDRACWGSANSVELHELVHTLGSVQPTAPNATANGHCTDEYDRLCYTDAVGVQMRYLCPSSNEVRLDCNNDDYFSTAPVPGTWLATHWNTANSAFLTSSSGQVPSPTTTTTTTVPPTTTTTVPPTTTTVPPTTTTTVPPTTTTVPPTTTTTVPPTTTTTVPSPTTTTVPPTTTTVPPTTTTVPPTTTTVPPTTTTTTTVPPGQSQSARFVDSSYAHILGRPPAAIEKTAWLNAFTLGITRAQMVNALFASTEYRRTAVDVYYRAYLGRPASGAEIDHLVGLVGAGWLWEWVQMAIIGSDEFYARRGGTPAAFVDALCLFTIGTVDANARAFWVDQMNKGMSRYTVALAFTTSPVARQNVVKVGFSWYLGRPASANEVLVWSNQITNGMRQEAFFAALVASPEYLLKV; this comes from the coding sequence GTGATAGTCGCGGTCCTCGGCACGGGGGTGGGGTCGGCCGCCCAGTCGCCATCACAGGCGGCCGGCCCCGTACCCGATTTCGTGGCGCCCGGGCCGTTCCTCGACGGGCCGGCCAACGAGCGGGCGCGCGGCCTGGTGTTCGACGGCCTGCGCCCCAGCCTGCCCGACGAGGCCTGCAAGGGAGCCTTCGAGTTGCGCCTGGCCTCGGGGGAGACCTCGTGCACGCACGGCCCTGACCCCGCGCCGGTGGACATCGACGTGCGCGAGCCGGCGCCCGTACCTTCGGTGAGCGCCGAGACCGCCGCCCTGTCCACCATGGCCTGCCAGGGCGACGGCGTGACGGGCAAGCGCGTTCAGCTCGTCTACGCCCGGCCCTCCAACAACAGCGACCGCTACTCCAGCTTCGTGGCCAACATCCGGCTGTGGGCCGCCCAGATGGACGACATGGTCAACCTCAGCGCGGCCCAGACCGGGGGAGTGCGGCACATCCGCTTCGTCCACGACTCCTCGTGTGTGCCCACTGTGCTCAATGTGACCCTGTCGTCAGCCGGGGACGACACCTTCACCAATACCATCAACGAGCTTCGGGCCCTGGGCCACAACCGCAGCGACCGCAAGTACATGGTGTGGATGGACTCCAACGTCTACTGCGGGATAGCCCAGGTCTACAACGACGACCGCCCCGGCCAGGACAACCCCAACAACGGCATCTCCCAGGTGCCCGGCATGGTGGCCCGGGTCGACCGGGCGTGCTGGGGCTCGGCCAACTCGGTCGAGTTGCACGAGCTCGTCCACACGCTGGGCTCGGTCCAGCCAACCGCCCCCAACGCCACCGCCAACGGCCACTGCACCGACGAGTACGACCGGCTCTGCTACACCGACGCCGTGGGCGTGCAGATGCGCTACCTGTGCCCCAGCTCCAACGAGGTCCGCCTCGACTGCAACAACGACGACTATTTCTCCACCGCCCCGGTACCGGGCACCTGGCTGGCCACCCACTGGAACACGGCTAACAGCGCGTTCCTGACCAGCTCGTCGGGCCAGGTCCCGTCTCCCACGACGACCACCACCACGACCGTGCCGCCGACCACCACCACGACCGTCCCGCCGACGACCACGACCGTCCCGCCGACCACCACCACGACCGTCCCGCCGACGACCACGACCGTCCCGCCGACGACCACCACGACCGTCCCGCCGACGACCACCACGACCGTCCCGTCGCCGACCACCACGACCGTCCCGCCGACCACCACGACCGTCCCGCCGACGACCACGACCGTCCCGCCGACGACCACGACCGTCCCGCCGACGACCACAACCACAACGACCGTCCCGCCCGGGCAGTCGCAGTCGGCCCGGTTCGTGGACTCGTCCTATGCCCACATCCTCGGGCGGCCCCCTGCGGCCATCGAGAAGACGGCTTGGCTCAACGCCTTCACTCTCGGAATCACGCGGGCCCAGATGGTCAACGCCCTGTTCGCCAGCACCGAGTACCGGCGGACGGCCGTCGACGTGTACTACCGCGCCTACCTAGGCCGGCCGGCGTCCGGCGCAGAGATCGACCATCTGGTGGGCCTGGTCGGCGCCGGGTGGCTGTGGGAGTGGGTGCAGATGGCGATCATCGGCTCCGACGAGTTCTACGCCCGGCGAGGCGGCACGCCAGCCGCCTTCGTCGACGCCTTGTGCTTGTTCACCATCGGGACCGTCGACGCCAATGCCCGTGCCTTCTGGGTCGACCAGATGAACAAGGGCATGAGCCGCTACACGGTCGCCTTGGCCTTCACGACCTCGCCCGTGGCCCGCCAGAACGTCGTCAAGGTCGGGTTCTCGTGGTACCTCGGGCGGCCGGCATCAGCCAACGAAGTGCTCGTGTGGTCCAACCAGATCACAAATGGCATGCGCCAGGAGGCCTTCTTCGCCGCCCTGGTCGCGTCCCCCGAGTACCTCCTGAAGGTCTGA
- a CDS encoding PIN domain-containing protein — MAVTYLLDTSVLTRLRHPAVRSRIEALDAAGLARSPMTDLEIGFSASTASDWDRLMAAVAAFPLVDIEPTHFARARKVQRLLADRGLKGRKVRDLLIAAVGETTARTVLHYDADFDHISAVTAQATQWVVPPGTVD, encoded by the coding sequence ATGGCGGTGACGTACTTGTTGGACACGAGCGTTCTCACCCGGCTCCGCCACCCGGCCGTGCGCTCGCGCATCGAAGCCCTCGACGCCGCCGGGCTGGCCCGCTCCCCCATGACCGACCTCGAGATCGGGTTCTCGGCGAGCACAGCTTCGGACTGGGACCGGCTCATGGCCGCGGTGGCAGCCTTCCCACTCGTCGACATCGAGCCCACCCACTTCGCTCGCGCTCGCAAGGTCCAGCGGCTGCTAGCCGACCGCGGCCTCAAGGGTCGGAAGGTGCGTGATCTGCTCATCGCCGCCGTCGGGGAGACGACGGCGCGAACCGTGCTCCACTACGACGCCGACTTCGACCACATCTCGGCTGTGACCGCTCAAGCCACCCAATGGGTTGTCCCGCCGGGAACCGTCGACTGA
- a CDS encoding lysophospholipid acyltransferase family protein, translating to MKGLRLRAPFPLGSPTWPTTVPRPPVESRTGLDYDTSWARRYPARLARAVIVDDVIRPIVHLLGSPTVAGLDRIEHLDAPVIFAANHQSHFDTPLLLSTLPPRFRHRTLVAAGADYFFRSRPMGTISALSIGAIPVERFRVNRRSGDLSVALIEDGWSVVIFPEGGRTPDGWAREFRAGAAYLSLRSGAPIVPVHVEGTRRVWKKGQNIPLPVKRDEAVTVTFGAAIRPEPGEDTRRLGARVQDAVAVLADEAASDWWTARRRAAEGATPAITGPGAGAWRRSWALKEKRRPLSSTAKSWP from the coding sequence GTGAAGGGCCTGCGCCTGCGCGCCCCGTTCCCGCTCGGCTCGCCCACGTGGCCCACGACCGTGCCCCGGCCGCCGGTGGAGAGCCGTACCGGGCTCGACTACGACACGTCGTGGGCGCGGCGCTACCCGGCCCGCCTGGCCCGGGCCGTGATCGTCGACGACGTGATCCGGCCCATCGTCCACCTGCTGGGCTCGCCCACGGTGGCCGGCCTCGACCGCATCGAGCACCTCGACGCCCCTGTGATCTTCGCGGCCAACCACCAGAGCCACTTCGACACGCCCCTTCTGCTCTCCACGCTCCCGCCCCGGTTCCGCCACCGAACGCTGGTGGCCGCCGGGGCCGACTACTTCTTCCGCAGCCGGCCCATGGGCACCATCTCCGCCCTGTCGATCGGGGCCATCCCGGTGGAGCGCTTCCGGGTCAACCGGCGATCGGGCGACCTGTCGGTCGCGCTCATCGAGGACGGCTGGAGCGTCGTCATCTTCCCCGAGGGGGGACGTACGCCCGACGGCTGGGCCCGCGAGTTCCGGGCCGGGGCCGCCTACCTTTCGTTGCGCAGCGGGGCACCCATCGTGCCCGTGCACGTCGAGGGCACCCGCCGGGTGTGGAAGAAGGGCCAGAACATCCCCCTGCCGGTCAAGCGGGACGAGGCCGTCACCGTGACCTTCGGGGCCGCCATCCGCCCCGAGCCGGGCGAGGACACCCGCCGCCTCGGGGCCCGTGTTCAGGACGCGGTAGCCGTGCTGGCCGACGAGGCCGCGTCGGACTGGTGGACGGCCCGGCGCCGGGCCGCCGAGGGCGCCACCCCTGCGATCACCGGCCCCGGTGCGGGAGCCTGGCGCCGCTCCTGGGCCCTCAAGGAGAAGCGCCGCCCCCTCTCCTCCACCGCCAAGTCCTGGCCCTAA
- a CDS encoding lactate racemase domain-containing protein translates to MSTHREHTRPGFVLEVDRSTPPILFHAGEGFHLEKLPVGSRVVYPNEALPALEDPDAAVRHALLNPVGDSEPLPALLRPGMRLTIAFDDLSLPLPPMARPDNRQRVIEAVLEMAAAAGVDDVVLIAALGLHRRMTEAELRHAVGDRVYDAFAPHGLLTQHDAEDPDNLVVVGHTAEGELVEMNKRAATSDLLVYVNINLVSMDGGHKSLGTGLTTYRSLRHHHNVHTLQHSRSVMDQTKSALHSSNWRMGRLIRSSGIKVFQIETTLNTDTFPAAFRFLQRREWEWTARDRASYLAVKKSLDRTPRSISRPIFQAIRAPHKMTGVTAGEVEAVHAITTEAVYRQQMVAVDGQADVLTMGLPYICPYNVNSVMNPILVMCLGLGYFFNLYRGQPLVRPGGVVIMSHPTPWEFHPVHHPSYIDFFEQVLSETTDPKEIEKKFEEDFATDPWYIHLYRTSYAYHGVHPFYMWYWGAHALQHLAPGGVIIMGGDPKAVRRLGFKPASTLRDALEMAEDIVGRDPRITHLHAPPLMIADVTGP, encoded by the coding sequence GTGAGCACGCACCGCGAGCACACGCGGCCCGGGTTCGTCCTCGAGGTCGACCGGTCGACGCCGCCCATCCTGTTCCACGCGGGCGAGGGCTTCCACCTCGAGAAGCTGCCGGTGGGCAGCCGGGTCGTCTACCCCAACGAGGCCCTGCCCGCCCTGGAGGACCCCGACGCCGCCGTCCGCCACGCCCTGCTCAACCCGGTGGGCGACTCCGAACCCCTGCCCGCCCTGCTGCGGCCGGGCATGCGCCTGACGATCGCCTTCGACGACCTCTCGCTGCCCCTGCCCCCCATGGCCCGGCCCGACAACCGCCAGCGGGTCATCGAGGCGGTCCTGGAGATGGCGGCCGCGGCTGGCGTGGACGACGTGGTGCTGATCGCCGCCCTCGGCCTTCACCGGCGCATGACCGAGGCCGAACTGCGCCACGCCGTGGGCGACCGGGTCTACGACGCCTTCGCCCCCCACGGCCTGCTGACCCAGCACGACGCCGAGGACCCCGACAACCTGGTCGTGGTCGGCCACACGGCCGAGGGCGAGCTGGTGGAGATGAACAAGCGGGCGGCCACCAGCGACCTGCTCGTCTACGTGAACATCAACCTCGTGTCCATGGACGGCGGGCACAAGAGCCTGGGCACGGGCCTGACCACCTACCGGAGCCTGCGCCACCACCACAACGTCCACACCCTCCAGCACAGCCGGTCGGTGATGGACCAGACGAAGTCGGCCTTGCACTCGTCCAACTGGCGTATGGGACGGCTCATACGCAGCTCGGGGATCAAGGTCTTCCAGATCGAGACGACGCTCAACACCGACACGTTCCCGGCTGCCTTCCGGTTCCTGCAGCGCCGGGAGTGGGAGTGGACGGCGCGTGACCGGGCGTCTTACTTGGCCGTCAAGAAGTCGCTCGACCGCACCCCCCGCTCGATCTCCCGCCCCATCTTCCAGGCCATCCGCGCGCCCCACAAGATGACCGGGGTGACCGCCGGCGAGGTCGAGGCCGTGCACGCCATCACCACCGAGGCCGTCTACCGCCAGCAGATGGTCGCCGTCGACGGCCAGGCGGACGTGCTCACCATGGGCCTGCCCTACATCTGCCCATACAACGTCAACTCGGTGATGAACCCCATCCTGGTCATGTGCCTGGGCCTGGGTTACTTCTTCAACCTCTACCGGGGCCAGCCCCTGGTGCGCCCGGGCGGGGTGGTCATCATGAGCCACCCCACGCCCTGGGAGTTCCACCCCGTCCACCACCCGAGCTACATCGACTTCTTCGAGCAGGTCCTGAGCGAGACGACCGACCCCAAGGAGATCGAGAAGAAGTTCGAGGAGGACTTCGCCACCGACCCGTGGTACATCCACCTCTACCGCACCAGCTACGCCTACCACGGCGTCCACCCGTTCTACATGTGGTACTGGGGCGCCCACGCCCTCCAGCACCTCGCCCCCGGCGGGGTCATCATCATGGGCGGTGACCCCAAGGCCGTGCGCCGGCTCGGCTTCAAGCCGGCGTCGACCCTGCGCGACGCCCTGGAGATGGCCGAGGACATCGTGGGCCGCGACCCCCGCATCACCCACCTGCACGCCCCACCCCTGATGATCGCCGACGTGACCGGCCCGTGA
- a CDS encoding zinc-binding dehydrogenase, with the protein MRALRFGHSLPRYAAARVAGSLSPGLGARVGPLKLAEIDEPELPGPGWQRVRPRLAGICGSDLSTIDGKSSRYFEPLVSFPFVPGHEVVGELAGGERVVIEPVLGCAVRGVDPPCGACGQGRADCCERLAFGDLGAGMQTGYCSGTGGGWSTSLVAHDSQVHPVPEAMSDEAAVMVEPAACAIHGVLGAGPLTGATVLVLGAGTLGLCAVAALRRYTGPATVIAVAKYPEQRALAADLGADVVVRPEETRRAVRRATGSLKLGDRLAGGADVVVDCVGSASSVAEDLAVVRPGGVVALLGMPSVVSVDMTALWQRQVTLRGSYAYGFEAAADPPRRTFDLAFELVAEAGLDRLVSATYPLDRYREAIDHAANAGRRGAVKVVFDLRGEKRR; encoded by the coding sequence ATGCGCGCCCTACGCTTCGGGCACTCGCTCCCCCGCTACGCGGCCGCCCGCGTGGCCGGTTCCCTGTCCCCCGGCCTGGGGGCGCGGGTGGGCCCGCTCAAGCTGGCCGAGATCGACGAGCCCGAGCTGCCCGGGCCGGGCTGGCAGCGGGTCCGCCCCCGCCTGGCCGGCATCTGCGGGTCCGACCTGTCCACCATCGACGGCAAGTCGTCCCGTTACTTCGAACCCCTGGTCTCGTTCCCGTTCGTTCCCGGGCACGAGGTCGTGGGCGAGCTGGCCGGGGGCGAGAGGGTGGTGATCGAGCCCGTCCTGGGCTGCGCGGTGCGGGGGGTCGACCCCCCGTGCGGGGCGTGCGGGCAGGGCCGGGCCGACTGCTGCGAGCGGCTGGCCTTCGGCGACCTGGGCGCGGGCATGCAGACCGGCTACTGCTCGGGGACGGGCGGGGGGTGGTCGACCTCGCTGGTGGCCCACGACAGCCAGGTCCACCCCGTGCCCGAGGCCATGAGCGACGAAGCCGCCGTGATGGTCGAGCCGGCGGCGTGCGCCATCCACGGCGTGCTCGGAGCGGGCCCTCTGACCGGAGCCACGGTGCTGGTGCTGGGGGCCGGGACCCTGGGCCTGTGCGCCGTCGCCGCCCTGCGCCGCTACACGGGCCCGGCCACGGTCATCGCAGTGGCCAAGTACCCCGAGCAACGGGCGCTGGCCGCCGACCTGGGAGCCGACGTGGTCGTGCGCCCCGAGGAGACCAGGCGGGCCGTACGCCGGGCCACGGGCTCGCTCAAGCTGGGCGACCGCCTGGCGGGCGGGGCCGACGTGGTCGTCGACTGCGTGGGCAGCGCCTCGTCGGTGGCCGAGGACCTGGCCGTCGTCCGCCCCGGGGGCGTCGTGGCCCTCCTGGGCATGCCGTCGGTCGTCAGCGTCGACATGACCGCGCTCTGGCAGCGCCAGGTCACGCTGCGTGGGTCCTACGCCTACGGGTTCGAGGCGGCCGCCGATCCCCCGCGCCGCACCTTCGACCTGGCCTTCGAGCTCGTGGCCGAGGCTGGCCTCGACCGCCTCGTCTCGGCCACCTACCCGCTCGACCGCTACCGTGAGGCCATCGACCACGCCGCCAACGCCGGCCGCCGAGGGGCCGTCAAGGTGGTCTTCGACCTGCGAGGAGAAAAACGCCGGTGA